One Pseudomonas fluorescens genomic region harbors:
- a CDS encoding BMP family ABC transporter substrate-binding protein, whose translation MPTRPLHKLLCAALGLGISLSASAADPLKVGFVYIGPIGDHGWTYQHEQGRKALADKFGNQITTNYVENVAEGADAERVIRNMAKDKYDLIFTTSFGYMNPTLKVAKQFPKVTFEHATGYKQDKNLGTYLARTYEGRYVGGFLAAKMTKTKKIGYVASFPIPEVIRDINSIQLALNKYNPGTEIKVVWVNSWFDPGKEADAANALIDQGVDVVFQHTDSPGPIQAAERRGVYAVGYASDMAHFGPKAVLTSIVNDWAPHYIQATQSVIDHTWKSQDYWGGLKEGTVQLPISDLVPAPVKAEAEQIIADIKSGALQPFTGPIKDQAGVEKIPAGVSATNAELASMNYYVEGMKAEMPK comes from the coding sequence ATGCCAACACGTCCGCTGCACAAACTGCTGTGCGCCGCCCTCGGTCTGGGAATCAGCCTGAGCGCCAGCGCTGCCGATCCGCTGAAGGTCGGATTCGTCTACATCGGCCCGATCGGTGACCATGGCTGGACGTATCAGCATGAACAGGGGCGCAAGGCTCTCGCGGATAAATTCGGCAATCAGATCACCACCAACTACGTCGAAAACGTCGCCGAAGGCGCCGACGCCGAGCGGGTGATCCGCAACATGGCCAAGGACAAGTACGACCTGATTTTCACCACTTCATTCGGCTACATGAACCCAACACTGAAAGTCGCTAAACAATTTCCCAAAGTGACCTTCGAACACGCCACCGGTTACAAGCAGGACAAGAACCTCGGCACCTACCTCGCGCGCACTTATGAGGGTCGCTACGTCGGCGGTTTCCTCGCCGCGAAAATGACCAAGACCAAAAAGATCGGTTACGTCGCTTCGTTTCCGATCCCCGAAGTGATCCGCGACATCAACTCGATTCAATTGGCGCTTAACAAGTACAACCCCGGCACCGAGATCAAAGTGGTGTGGGTCAACTCCTGGTTCGATCCGGGCAAGGAAGCCGATGCCGCCAACGCGCTGATCGATCAGGGCGTCGACGTGGTGTTCCAGCACACCGACAGTCCGGGGCCGATTCAGGCGGCCGAGCGTCGTGGCGTGTATGCGGTGGGGTATGCCTCGGACATGGCGCACTTCGGGCCGAAAGCGGTGTTGACCTCGATCGTCAACGACTGGGCGCCGCACTACATTCAGGCCACGCAAAGCGTGATCGATCACACGTGGAAGTCCCAGGATTACTGGGGCGGGCTGAAGGAAGGCACGGTGCAATTGCCGATCAGCGATCTGGTGCCGGCACCCGTGAAAGCCGAGGCGGAACAAATCATTGCCGACATCAAGAGCGGTGCGCTGCAACCGTTCACCGGGCCGATCAAGGAT
- a CDS encoding calcium:proton antiporter has translation MLSILKQESFLLLAVIAACIAYPLEHWLLHSGQIVALIGGLLLIAFIVAASMRVAHHAELLAEKVGDPYGTMILTLAAVLVEVVILAIMMSNEASSTLVRDTIYSAVMLDINGILGLAALMGGIKHGEQSYNDDSARSYSVMILTAMGVSMVVPEFIPEANWKLYSAFTIGAMVVLYALFLRMQVGPHSYFFSYSYPDKRRKKEPIEQEPKPVSLALSIGTLVFGVVVIGALAEVMSKTLDLGLEGTGAPPVITAILVAAISAAPEILTALRAALANRMQSVVNIAMGASLSTVILTVPVMEAMALYTGQPFQMAMTPVQTVMIFITLIVSAINLNDGETNAIEGMTHFVLFATFIMLSLLGL, from the coding sequence ATGCTCTCAATCCTCAAGCAAGAAAGCTTTCTGCTGCTGGCAGTCATTGCCGCTTGCATCGCTTATCCACTGGAACACTGGCTGCTGCACAGCGGCCAGATCGTCGCGCTGATCGGCGGTCTGCTGCTGATCGCCTTCATCGTTGCCGCCTCGATGCGCGTTGCCCATCACGCCGAATTGCTCGCGGAAAAGGTCGGCGACCCCTACGGCACGATGATCCTGACCCTCGCCGCGGTACTCGTTGAAGTGGTGATCCTCGCGATCATGATGAGCAACGAAGCCTCGTCCACGCTGGTGCGCGACACCATCTATTCGGCGGTGATGCTCGACATCAACGGCATCCTCGGCCTCGCCGCGCTGATGGGCGGGATCAAGCACGGCGAGCAGTCTTACAACGACGATTCGGCGCGCAGTTACAGCGTGATGATTCTCACCGCGATGGGTGTGTCGATGGTCGTGCCGGAATTCATTCCCGAGGCCAACTGGAAGCTTTATTCAGCGTTTACGATTGGCGCGATGGTGGTGCTTTACGCCCTGTTCCTGCGCATGCAGGTCGGCCCGCACAGCTACTTCTTCAGCTACAGCTACCCGGACAAACGCCGCAAGAAAGAGCCGATCGAACAGGAACCGAAACCGGTCAGTCTGGCGCTGTCGATCGGCACGCTGGTGTTTGGTGTGGTGGTGATCGGCGCGCTGGCCGAGGTGATGTCCAAGACCCTTGATCTGGGCCTGGAAGGTACCGGTGCTCCGCCGGTGATCACGGCGATTCTGGTGGCGGCGATTTCCGCAGCGCCGGAGATTTTGACCGCGTTGCGTGCGGCGTTGGCCAATCGGATGCAATCGGTGGTGAACATTGCGATGGGCGCATCGCTGTCGACGGTGATCCTGACCGTGCCGGTGATGGAAGCGATGGCGCTGTACACCGGCCAGCCGTTTCAGATGGCGATGACCCCGGTGCAAACGGTGATGATCTTTATCACCCTGATCGTCAGCGCAATCAACCTCAATGACGGCGAGACCAATGCCATCGAAGGCATGACGCACTTCGTGCTGTTTGCGACCTTTATCATGCTGTCCCTGCTGGGCCTATAG
- a CDS encoding 8-oxoguanine deaminase, producing the protein MPATRTWLKNPLAIFTSNELDARGGLVLQDGVIVEVLAAGQQPSAPCNEVFDAREHVILPGLINTHHHFYQTLTRAWAPVVNQPLFPWLKTLYPVWARLTPEKLALATKVALAELLLSGCTTAADHHYLFPDGLENAIDVQVETVRELGMRAMLTRGSMSLGEKDGGLPPQQTVQEGEVILDDSQRLIHEYHERGDGAQIQIALAPCSPFSVTPEIMSASADLANKLDVRLHTHLAETLDEEDFCLQRFGLRTVDYLDSVGWLGPRTWLAHGIHFNPDEIARLGQAGTGICHCPSSNMRLASGICPSIDLTDAGALFGLGVDGSASNDASNMILEARQALYIQRLRYGAEKITPERVLGWATKGSASLLGRTDIGELAVGKQADLALFKLDELRFSGSHDPISALLLCGADRADRVMIGGKWRVIDGQVEGLDLKGLIANHSQAARQLIAGT; encoded by the coding sequence ATGCCTGCGACCCGTACCTGGTTAAAAAACCCCCTCGCCATTTTCACCTCCAACGAGCTCGATGCCCGTGGCGGCCTGGTGCTGCAAGACGGCGTCATCGTCGAAGTGCTCGCGGCCGGCCAACAGCCGTCGGCGCCGTGCAATGAAGTGTTCGATGCCCGCGAGCATGTAATCCTGCCGGGCCTGATCAACACGCACCATCACTTCTATCAAACCCTGACCCGCGCCTGGGCGCCGGTGGTCAATCAGCCGTTGTTTCCGTGGCTGAAAACGCTGTATCCGGTGTGGGCACGCCTGACTCCGGAAAAACTCGCCCTCGCGACCAAAGTGGCGCTGGCTGAGTTGCTGCTCTCGGGTTGCACCACTGCTGCTGACCATCACTATCTGTTCCCGGATGGTCTGGAAAACGCCATCGACGTGCAAGTCGAAACAGTGCGTGAACTGGGCATGCGCGCCATGCTCACCCGCGGTTCGATGAGCCTCGGCGAGAAGGACGGCGGCCTGCCTCCGCAGCAAACGGTGCAGGAAGGCGAGGTGATTCTCGACGACAGCCAGCGGCTGATTCACGAGTACCACGAGCGAGGCGATGGCGCGCAGATTCAGATCGCGCTGGCGCCGTGCTCGCCGTTCTCGGTGACCCCGGAAATCATGTCGGCCAGTGCCGACCTGGCGAACAAGCTCGATGTGCGCCTGCACACCCACCTCGCTGAAACCCTCGACGAAGAAGACTTCTGCCTGCAGCGTTTCGGCCTGCGCACCGTCGATTATCTCGACAGCGTCGGCTGGCTTGGCCCGCGCACCTGGCTGGCCCACGGCATCCATTTCAACCCCGACGAAATCGCCCGCCTCGGCCAGGCCGGCACCGGCATTTGCCACTGCCCGAGTTCGAACATGCGCCTGGCGTCCGGCATTTGCCCGAGTATCGACTTGACCGACGCCGGTGCGTTGTTTGGTCTGGGTGTGGATGGTTCGGCGTCCAACGATGCCTCGAACATGATTTTGGAAGCGCGTCAGGCGCTGTACATCCAGCGCTTGCGCTACGGCGCCGAAAAGATCACCCCGGAGCGGGTGCTCGGTTGGGCGACCAAAGGTTCGGCGAGCCTGTTGGGGCGTACGGACATCGGTGAGTTGGCGGTCGGCAAGCAGGCGGATCTGGCGTTGTTCAAGCTCGACGAGCTGCGGTTTTCCGGTAGCCACGATCCGATTTCGGCATTGCTGCTGTGCGGCGCGGATCGTGCGGATCGGGTGATGATTGGCGGCAAGTGGCGCGTGATTGATGGTCAGGTCGAAGGACTGGATCTGAAAGGCCTGATTGCCAATCACAGCCAGGCCGCTCGCCAGCTGATCGCCGGGACCTGA
- a CDS encoding SDR family oxidoreductase, with protein MSQAKNALIIGASRGLGLGLVKTLLADGWQVTATVRNPQNAEALRALGQVRIEKLDMDDQQAVIALSQQLRDETFDLLFVNAGVKGPDVQTPDGATLAQVGQLFFTNAVAPINLAQRFVGQIRDGSGVLAFMSSVLGSVTMPDAPELALYKASKAALNSMTNSFVTQLGEQKLTVLSMHPGWVKTDMGGEGADIDVETSTRGLIDQVNAFTGKGGHHFVNYKGETIPW; from the coding sequence ATGTCTCAGGCAAAAAATGCGCTGATCATCGGCGCCTCGCGGGGCCTGGGCCTCGGTCTGGTGAAAACCCTGCTGGCCGATGGCTGGCAAGTCACGGCCACCGTGCGCAATCCGCAAAACGCCGAGGCGCTGCGAGCGCTCGGGCAGGTGCGGATCGAGAAGCTCGACATGGATGATCAGCAAGCAGTGATTGCGCTGAGCCAGCAACTGCGTGACGAAACCTTTGACCTGCTGTTCGTCAACGCCGGGGTCAAAGGCCCGGATGTGCAAACACCGGACGGCGCGACGTTGGCGCAAGTCGGTCAGTTGTTTTTCACCAACGCGGTGGCGCCGATCAATCTGGCGCAACGTTTTGTCGGGCAGATCCGCGATGGCAGCGGCGTGCTGGCATTCATGAGTTCGGTGCTGGGCAGCGTGACCATGCCGGACGCCCCGGAGCTGGCGCTGTACAAAGCGAGCAAGGCCGCGCTCAATTCCATGACCAACAGCTTCGTCACGCAATTGGGCGAGCAGAAACTGACCGTGCTGTCGATGCATCCCGGTTGGGTGAAAACGGACATGGGTGGCGAAGGTGCTGACATCGATGTCGAGACCAGCACCCGTGGGCTGATCGATCAGGTCAATGCGTTCACCGGCAAGGGCGGGCACCACTTCGTCAATTACAAAGGCGAAACGATTCCCTGGTAA
- a CDS encoding ABC transporter permease — protein MDIDLLSNIFYAMVRCGTPLLLVALGELICEKSGVLNLGQEGMMLFGAVVGFIVALNSGNLWLGVLLAMFAGMLLSSLFALVALVFNANQVATGLALTIFGVGLSTFVGAAWVGKPLAGFEPLAIPYLSDIPLLGRMLFSQDLLVYLSFALFALVAWVISKSRLGLIIQAVGENPDAASAMGLPVLTVRTLAVLFGGAMAGLAGAYLSLAYTPMWAENMTAGRGWIALALVVFASWRVWRLLLGAYLFGLASILHLVAQGLGLAIPSSLLAMLPYVATIVVLVLLSRDAVRTRLYAPVSLGQPWQAGH, from the coding sequence ATGGATATCGATCTGTTGAGCAATATTTTCTACGCCATGGTGCGTTGCGGCACACCGCTGTTGCTGGTGGCCCTGGGTGAACTGATCTGCGAGAAGAGCGGCGTGCTCAACCTGGGTCAGGAAGGCATGATGCTGTTCGGTGCGGTGGTCGGTTTTATCGTCGCCCTCAACAGCGGCAACCTGTGGCTTGGCGTGTTGTTGGCGATGTTCGCCGGGATGCTGTTGTCGTCGCTGTTTGCCTTGGTGGCGCTGGTGTTCAATGCCAATCAGGTGGCAACCGGGTTGGCGCTGACGATCTTCGGCGTTGGCCTTTCGACCTTTGTCGGTGCGGCGTGGGTGGGTAAACCACTGGCCGGTTTCGAGCCGCTGGCCATTCCTTACCTGAGCGATATTCCCCTGCTGGGGCGCATGCTGTTCTCTCAGGATCTACTGGTGTATCTGTCGTTCGCGCTGTTTGCGCTGGTGGCGTGGGTGATCAGCAAAAGTCGTCTGGGCTTGATCATCCAGGCAGTTGGCGAGAACCCGGATGCGGCCAGTGCGATGGGCTTGCCAGTGTTGACCGTGCGCACGCTGGCGGTGCTGTTTGGCGGGGCGATGGCCGGTTTGGCCGGGGCGTATCTGTCGCTGGCGTACACGCCGATGTGGGCAGAAAACATGACCGCCGGACGCGGCTGGATCGCCCTGGCGCTGGTGGTGTTCGCCAGTTGGCGGGTCTGGCGGTTGTTGCTCGGCGCCTATCTGTTCGGCCTCGCCAGCATCCTGCATCTGGTGGCGCAGGGATTGGGGCTGGCGATTCCGTCGAGTCTGCTGGCGATGCTGCCTTACGTCGCGACCATTGTGGTGCTGGTGTTGTTGTCGCGCGATGCCGTGCGCACACGGTTGTATGCGCCGGTGTCGTTGGGGCAGCCTTGGCAGGCGGGGCATTAA
- a CDS encoding ABC transporter permease, protein MLLSLEPRGQQSRLMLWCSPLLAAALTLGCGSLLFIALGHDPLQTLHTLLIAPVSDLYGVSELLVKTLPILLCALGLAVAYQARIWNIGAEGQLLLGALAGSALAVNIIDLQSRWALVLVLLTGTLAGAAWAGLTAWLRTRFNANEILTSIMLNYIALNLLLFCVHGPLKDPAGFNFPESAMFGDATRLPLLLEDGRVHAGVYFALLALVAVWVLLQKSFVGFQIKVLGLDKRAAGFVGFREKRLIWLALLISGGLAGLAGVCEVTGPIGQLVPQVSPGYGYAAITVAFLGRLNPIGILFSSLLMALLYIGGESAQMSLNLPQAITQLFQGMMLFFLLACDVLILYRPRLKLRWVKRTSTNAVTAGAL, encoded by the coding sequence ATGCTGCTTTCCCTTGAACCCCGTGGCCAGCAATCGCGCCTGATGCTGTGGTGCTCGCCGTTACTGGCGGCAGCGCTGACGCTTGGCTGCGGATCCCTGCTGTTCATCGCCCTCGGCCATGATCCGCTGCAAACATTGCACACACTGCTGATCGCGCCAGTCAGCGATCTGTATGGCGTCTCCGAATTGCTGGTGAAAACGCTGCCGATCCTGCTTTGTGCATTGGGGCTAGCGGTGGCGTATCAGGCCAGAATCTGGAACATCGGCGCCGAGGGACAACTACTGCTCGGCGCCCTCGCCGGCAGTGCCCTGGCCGTGAATATCATCGACCTGCAAAGCCGTTGGGCGCTGGTCTTGGTTCTGCTGACCGGCACGCTGGCCGGCGCGGCATGGGCCGGGCTGACGGCGTGGCTGCGTACGCGCTTCAACGCCAACGAAATCCTAACCAGCATCATGCTCAATTACATCGCGTTGAACCTGTTGCTGTTTTGCGTGCACGGGCCGCTGAAGGATCCGGCCGGGTTCAATTTTCCCGAATCGGCGATGTTCGGCGACGCCACTCGTTTGCCGCTGCTGCTGGAGGATGGCCGGGTGCACGCCGGGGTGTATTTCGCTTTGCTCGCATTGGTCGCGGTGTGGGTGTTGTTGCAGAAAAGCTTTGTCGGTTTCCAGATCAAAGTGCTCGGGCTGGACAAGCGCGCGGCGGGGTTTGTCGGTTTTCGCGAGAAGCGGCTGATCTGGCTGGCGCTGTTGATCAGCGGCGGGTTGGCCGGGCTGGCCGGCGTTTGCGAAGTCACCGGGCCGATCGGCCAATTGGTGCCGCAAGTGTCGCCCGGTTATGGCTATGCGGCGATCACCGTGGCGTTTCTCGGGCGCCTCAATCCGATCGGCATTCTGTTCTCCAGTCTGCTGATGGCGCTGCTGTACATCGGCGGCGAGAGCGCGCAAATGTCGCTCAATCTGCCGCAGGCAATCACTCAGCTGTTCCAAGGCATGATGCTGTTTTTCCTGCTCGCCTGTGACGTGCTGATCCTCTATCGGCCGCGCCTGAAACTGCGCTGGGTCAAGCGCACTTCGACCAATGCCGTAACCGCCGGAGCGCTGTGA
- a CDS encoding ABC transporter ATP-binding protein, with amino-acid sequence MSIAPTPPRLQLRQISKRYPGCLANDAIDLTIARGEIHALLGENGAGKSTLMKIIYGVTQADAGEILWQGKPVNIRNPAQARQLGIGMVFQHFSLFETLSVAQNIALAMGAAAGTPKQLEPTIREVSRRYGMALEPERLVHSLSIGERQRVEIIRCLMQDIRLLILDEPTSVLTPPEADELFVTLRRLAAEGCSILFISHKLGEVRALCHSATVLRGGRVAGHCVPADCSDQQLAQLMVGEAAALVGDYPKVSGGAAFLQVSGLSWHNPDPFGCSLHDIDVQVRSGEIVGIAGVAGNGQDELLALLSGEQTLARSQAATIRFAERNVADLRADARRKLGLAFVPAERLGHGAVPELSLADNALLSAFQQGLVSHGLIQRGKVEAFAQQIIERFGVKTPDAQTAARSLSGGNLQKFILGREILQQPKLLIAAHPTWGVDVGAAATIHRALIALRDAGAAILVISEDLDELFQISDRLGALCGGHLSALQNTRDTQLSDVGGWMAGQFDNSSSTATV; translated from the coding sequence ATGTCCATCGCACCTACCCCGCCACGTCTGCAACTGCGTCAGATCAGCAAACGCTACCCTGGTTGTCTGGCGAACGACGCTATCGATCTGACCATCGCCCGTGGCGAAATCCATGCGCTGCTTGGTGAAAACGGCGCGGGCAAAAGCACCTTGATGAAAATCATCTACGGGGTTACCCAAGCCGATGCGGGCGAGATTCTCTGGCAGGGTAAGCCAGTCAACATCCGCAACCCGGCGCAGGCGCGGCAGCTGGGGATCGGCATGGTGTTCCAGCATTTTTCGCTGTTCGAAACCCTCAGCGTGGCGCAGAACATTGCGTTGGCGATGGGCGCAGCGGCCGGTACGCCGAAGCAACTGGAGCCAACGATTCGCGAAGTATCGCGCCGTTATGGCATGGCGCTGGAGCCGGAGCGACTTGTCCACAGCCTGTCGATCGGCGAGCGGCAGCGGGTGGAAATCATTCGTTGCCTGATGCAGGACATTCGTCTGCTGATTCTCGATGAGCCGACTTCGGTGCTGACACCTCCCGAGGCCGATGAATTGTTCGTCACCCTGCGCCGTCTCGCGGCCGAGGGCTGCAGCATCCTGTTCATCAGTCACAAGCTGGGCGAGGTTCGGGCGCTGTGCCATAGCGCCACGGTGCTGCGCGGTGGCCGGGTCGCCGGGCATTGTGTACCGGCCGACTGCTCGGATCAGCAACTGGCGCAACTGATGGTCGGCGAAGCGGCGGCGTTGGTCGGCGACTATCCGAAGGTCAGTGGTGGTGCGGCGTTTTTGCAAGTGAGCGGTTTGAGTTGGCACAACCCCGACCCGTTTGGCTGCTCGCTGCACGACATCGATGTGCAAGTGCGCAGCGGAGAAATCGTCGGCATCGCCGGGGTCGCGGGCAATGGTCAGGACGAGTTGCTCGCCCTGCTCAGCGGTGAACAGACCTTGGCGCGCTCGCAAGCCGCGACCATTCGCTTCGCGGAACGCAATGTCGCCGACTTACGAGCGGATGCGCGACGCAAACTGGGCCTGGCGTTCGTGCCCGCCGAACGACTCGGCCACGGTGCAGTGCCGGAATTGAGCCTGGCGGACAACGCCTTGCTCAGCGCTTTCCAGCAAGGCCTGGTCAGCCACGGATTGATTCAACGCGGCAAAGTCGAAGCCTTCGCCCAACAGATCATTGAGCGTTTCGGCGTGAAAACTCCGGATGCGCAAACCGCCGCGCGCAGCCTGTCCGGCGGCAATCTGCAAAAATTCATTCTCGGTCGGGAAATCCTCCAGCAACCGAAACTGCTGATCGCTGCGCACCCGACCTGGGGCGTCGACGTTGGCGCTGCCGCGACCATCCACCGCGCGTTGATCGCGTTGCGCGATGCCGGCGCGGCGATTCTGGTGATTTCTGAAGACCTTGATGAGCTGTTCCAGATCAGCGACCGCCTCGGCGCGCTGTGCGGTGGACACTTATCGGCGTTGCAGAACACGCGCGATACGCAACTCAGCGATGTCGGCGGCTGGATGGCCGGTCAGTTCGACAATTCATCTTCAACCGCCACGGTCTGA
- a CDS encoding IMPACT family protein, with product MPFTLSGFCEYREEIRKSRFITIATPIGSPADAQAFFEQHSDLNATHNCWAWKFGAQYRSNDDGEPGGTAGRPILAAIEAQDCDQVAVLVIRWYGGIQLGTGGLARAYGGGANKCLQAAAKIELISRVPLSCACGFAELALVKLRVADIGGLVLEESFTANGVELKLAVGEAQIDILQSQLADLSRGRILLQR from the coding sequence ATGCCTTTCACCCTCAGCGGTTTTTGCGAGTACCGCGAAGAGATTCGCAAAAGCCGCTTTATCACCATCGCCACGCCGATCGGCAGCCCCGCCGACGCTCAGGCATTCTTCGAACAGCACAGCGATTTAAATGCCACGCACAATTGCTGGGCATGGAAATTCGGTGCGCAATATCGCAGCAATGATGACGGCGAGCCAGGCGGTACGGCCGGGCGGCCAATTCTGGCGGCGATCGAAGCGCAGGACTGCGATCAAGTCGCAGTCTTGGTGATCCGCTGGTACGGCGGCATTCAACTGGGTACTGGCGGCTTGGCCCGGGCCTATGGGGGTGGCGCGAACAAGTGCCTGCAAGCGGCAGCGAAAATCGAATTGATCAGCCGCGTACCGTTGAGTTGTGCGTGCGGGTTTGCCGAGTTGGCGTTGGTGAAGTTGCGGGTGGCGGATATCGGTGGTCTGGTCCTGGAAGAGAGTTTCACCGCCAACGGGGTTGAGTTGAAGTTGGCGGTGGGGGAAGCGCAGATCGATATCTTGCAATCGCAACTTGCTGATTTAAGTCGTGGGCGGATTTTGTTGCAGCGTTAA
- a CDS encoding TetR/AcrR family transcriptional regulator has translation MTFEVPAHGGKPASRIRQKNEETILKAAEDEFARHGFKGTSMNTIAQNAGLPKANLHYYFTNKLGLYVAVLSNIIELWDSTFNNLTAEDDPAEALTRYIRAKMEFSRRQPQASRIFAMEVISGGECLSEYFNQDYRAWFTGRAAVFQAWIDAGKMDPVDPVHLIFLLWGSTQHYADFATQICRVTGRSKLTKQDMEDAGNNLIRIILKGCGLTPSL, from the coding sequence ATGACCTTTGAAGTCCCCGCCCACGGCGGCAAACCCGCCAGCCGCATTCGGCAGAAGAACGAAGAGACCATTCTCAAAGCCGCCGAAGACGAGTTCGCCCGTCACGGGTTCAAAGGCACCAGCATGAACACCATCGCGCAGAATGCCGGGTTGCCCAAGGCGAACCTGCATTACTACTTCACCAACAAACTCGGTTTGTACGTGGCGGTGCTAAGCAACATCATCGAGCTGTGGGACAGCACCTTCAACAACCTCACTGCCGAGGATGATCCGGCCGAAGCGCTGACCCGTTATATTCGCGCGAAAATGGAATTCTCGCGCCGCCAACCGCAGGCTTCGCGAATCTTCGCGATGGAGGTGATCAGCGGCGGCGAATGCCTGAGCGAATATTTCAATCAGGACTACCGCGCCTGGTTCACTGGCCGCGCGGCCGTGTTTCAAGCGTGGATCGACGCGGGCAAAATGGATCCGGTCGACCCGGTGCACCTGATCTTCCTGTTGTGGGGCAGCACTCAGCACTACGCCGACTTCGCCACGCAAATCTGCCGTGTCACCGGGCGCAGCAAGTTGACCAAGCAGGACATGGAAGACGCAGGCAACAATCTGATCCGCATTATTCTCAAAGGCTGCGGCCTCACTCCTTCTCTATAA
- a CDS encoding uracil-xanthine permease family protein: MQPESDSSSELIYGLNDRPKPFAATLAALQHVLASFVGIITPPLVIGSALGLGAYLPYLISMALMVSGVGTFIQARRPFGIGAGMICLQGTSFAFLGAVLSAGFLVKQRGGSPEDILAMIFGVCFFGAIVQIVLSRFIGQLRRVVTPLVTGIVITLIGISLIKVGITDLGGGFNAPDFGAPGNLALGVFVLLTIILLNRSNTPWVRLSAIIIGLVLGSLAAWFSGKLIPQPLPDLPLVSFPTPFKFGFSFDWTAFLPVALIYLISTIETVGDLTANCMLARQPISGPFYISRLRGGVLGDGVSCMIAATFSAFPNTTFAQNNGVIQLTGVASRYVGLYIGAILFCLGLFPMIGAVLQQIPKPVLGGATLVMFGAVAAAGVRILAQSPLDRRSMLIIATSFGVGLGIAAQPNLLHLLPKLVQNLFDSAITSGGLTAILLCLLLPESKAQVAETAAALNKIEQA, translated from the coding sequence ATGCAGCCAGAGTCCGATTCGTCCAGTGAACTGATCTACGGCCTTAACGACCGTCCAAAACCATTCGCCGCAACCCTTGCCGCGTTACAACATGTGCTTGCCAGTTTCGTCGGCATCATCACGCCGCCGCTGGTGATCGGCTCGGCACTTGGGCTCGGCGCATATTTACCGTATTTGATCAGCATGGCGCTGATGGTCTCGGGCGTCGGCACGTTTATTCAAGCGCGCCGGCCGTTCGGCATCGGCGCCGGGATGATCTGTCTGCAAGGCACCAGTTTCGCTTTTCTCGGCGCGGTGCTGTCGGCGGGTTTTCTGGTCAAGCAACGCGGTGGCAGCCCGGAAGACATTCTGGCGATGATTTTCGGCGTGTGCTTTTTCGGCGCGATCGTACAAATCGTGCTCAGCCGCTTCATCGGACAATTGCGCCGAGTCGTTACGCCACTGGTGACCGGGATCGTCATCACGCTCATCGGCATCAGTCTGATCAAAGTCGGCATCACCGATCTCGGTGGTGGCTTCAATGCGCCAGACTTCGGTGCACCGGGAAATCTGGCGCTGGGCGTGTTCGTACTGCTGACGATCATTCTGCTCAACCGCTCGAACACGCCGTGGGTGCGTTTATCCGCCATCATCATCGGTCTGGTGCTCGGCAGCCTGGCCGCCTGGTTCAGTGGGAAACTGATACCGCAGCCGCTGCCTGACTTGCCGCTGGTGAGTTTTCCTACACCGTTCAAGTTCGGTTTCAGCTTCGACTGGACGGCTTTCCTGCCGGTCGCGCTGATTTATCTGATCAGTACTATCGAAACCGTCGGCGACCTCACCGCCAATTGCATGCTTGCCCGTCAGCCGATCAGTGGCCCTTTTTATATAAGCCGCCTGCGCGGTGGCGTGCTGGGCGATGGCGTCAGTTGCATGATTGCCGCCACGTTCAGCGCTTTCCCTAACACCACCTTCGCGCAGAACAACGGCGTGATCCAGTTGACCGGCGTCGCCAGCCGCTACGTCGGGCTGTACATCGGTGCGATTCTTTTTTGTCTCGGGCTGTTCCCGATGATTGGCGCGGTGCTGCAACAGATTCCGAAACCGGTGCTGGGCGGTGCGACGCTGGTAATGTTCGGCGCGGTGGCGGCGGCCGGCGTGCGCATTCTTGCGCAGTCGCCGCTGGATCGGCGCAGCATGTTGATCATCGCCACTTCGTTCGGCGTCGGCCTGGGCATAGCCGCGCAACCGAACCTGCTGCACCTGTTACCGAAACTGGTGCAGAACCTGTTCGACTCGGCGATCACCAGCGGCGGTCTGACGGCGATCCTCTTGTGCCTGTTGCTTCCGGAGTCGAAAGCGCAAGTGGCCGAAACGGCTGCCGCGCTGAACAAGATCGAACAGGCGTAA